In Drosophila pseudoobscura strain MV-25-SWS-2005 chromosome 4, UCI_Dpse_MV25, whole genome shotgun sequence, the following proteins share a genomic window:
- the LOC6903594 gene encoding serine/threonine-protein kinase polo-like, giving the protein MAEKPEDVNTDIPYCLYDSNLRRTYKRLRFFGKGGFAKCYEIMDVETDDVFAGKIVSKKLIIKHQQKEKTAQEITIHRDLDHPNIVKFHSYFEDIQNIYIVLELCKKRSLMELHKRRGCITEYECRYYIYQIVQGVKYLHDKHIIHRDLKLGNLFLDDLLHVKIGDFGLATIIAYEGERKKTMCGTPNYIAPEILNKMGHSFEVDIWSIGCVMYTLLVGQPPFETKSLRDTYSRIKKCEYRVPSYLRKPAAEMVIAMLQPDPSCRPAIGQLLNYDFLKVSRVPTFLPISCLTMAPRIAYIEDPLHRLPLMQMNGIEQSALLKGSLQDTITASSQMCRHSEDYRSDLESLHQQLTHLIENQPCQLPGNLGDENTDPAAQPLLWISKWVDYSDKYGFGYQLCDEGIGIMFNDTTKLILHPNQINVHFIDKDGKESYMTTTDYGKTLEKKMRLLSYFQRYMIENLAMAGAHNVNIESDQVSRLPHLHTWFRTTCAVVMHLTNGTLQINFSDHMKLILCPRQSAITYIDREKNFRTYRFSTIAEKGVSKDVYPKIRYAQEKLGKMLEKMFN; this is encoded by the exons ATGGCCGAAAAACCGGAGGATGTAAACACAGATATACCGTATTGTCTGTACGATTCGAATCTACGCCGGACTTACAAGCGTTTGCGGTTCTTTGGTAAGGGTGGCTTTGCCAAGTGCTACGAGATCATGGATGTGGAGACCGACGATGTTTTTGCCGGCAAAATCGTATCAAAGAAGCTGATTATCAAGCACCAACAGAAGGAGAAGACCGCCCAGGAGATCACCATTCACCGTGATCTCGATCATCCGAACATAGTAAAGTTCCACAGCTATTTCGAGGATATCCAGAACATATACATTGTCCTGGAGCTGTGCAAGAAGCGG TCGCTGATGGAGCTGCACAAGCGTCGTGGATGCATCACGGAGTACGAGTGCCGCTACTACATTTACCAGATCGTCCAGGGCGTCAAGTATCTGCACGACAAGCACATCATCCATCGCGACCTGAAGCTGGGAAACCTCTTCCTGGACGATCTGCTGCACGTGAAGATTGGCGACTTTGGCCTGGCCACGATCATCGCATACGAGGGCGAACGCAAGAAGACTATGTGCGGCACCCCCAACTACATTGCCCCCGAGATCCTCAACAAGATGGGGCACTCGTTCGAGGTGGACATTTGGTCGATTGGCTGCGTCATGTACACGCTGTTGGTGGGCCAGCCCCCGTTCGAGACCAAATCGCTGAGGGACACTTACTCAAGGATCAAGAAGTGCGAGTACCGTGTGCCCAGCTACTTGAGAAAGCCCGCTGCGGAGATGGTGATCGCCATGCTCCAGCCGGACCCCAGCTGCCGGCCAGCCATTGGCCAGTTGCTGAACTACGACTTCCTGAAGGTCTCGAGGGTGCCCACGTTCTTGCCAATCTCTTGCCTGACCATGGCTCCGCGCATTGCCTACATCGAAGACCCCCTTCATCGCCTGCCGCTGATGCAGATGAACGGTATTGAGCAGTCGGCCCTCCTGAAGGGCAGCCTGCAGGACACCATCACTGCCTCGTCCCAGATGTGCCGCCACAGCGAGGACTACCGCAGCGACCTTGAGAGCTTGCACCAGCAGCTCACCCATCTGATTGAAAACCAG CCGTGCCAACTGCCAGGCAATCTCGGGGACGAGAATACCGATCCTGCGGCACAGCCGCTCTTATGGATATCCAAGTGGGTCGACTACAGCGACAAGTACGGCTTCGGCTATCAGCTCTGCGACGAGGGCATTGGCATTATGTTCAACGACACAACCAAACTGATTCTGCATCCCAATCAAATCAACGTCCACTTCATCGACAAGGACGGCAAGGAGAGCTACATGACCACCACCGATTACGGCAAGACCCTGGAAAAGAAGATGAGGCTGCTGTCCTACTTCCAGCGCTACATGATCGAGAATCTCGCGATGGCTGGTGCCCACAATGTGAACATCGAGAGTGACCAGGTGTCGCGTCTGCCCCATTTGCACACCTGGTTCCGCACAACCTGTGCCGTGGTCATGCATCTGACCAACGGCACCCTACAG ATCAATTTCTCGGATCACATGAAGCTCATTCTGTGCCCGCGTCAGAGTGCCATCACGTACATCGATCGCGAGAAGAACTTTCGCACATATCGCTTCTCGACCATCGCGGAGAAAGGTGTATCCAAAGATGTCTACCCAAAGATACGCTATGCCCAGGAAAAACTTGGCAAAATGCTGGAGAAGATGTTTAACTAA